CGTACGCATCGAGCATATCTTCTTCCCATAATTCAGGTACTTCAGCAGTTCCTTCATTATCATCCAGAATTACGTAAGCTATTCCCTCGTCATCGTAATCATATATATCAGGTGCAGCGGCACCACACGCC
The genomic region above belongs to Virgibacillus doumboii and contains:
- a CDS encoding ferredoxin, translated to MPKYTIVDKETCIACGACGAAAPDIYDYDDEGIAYVILDDNEGTAEVPELWEEDMLDAYEGCPTDSVKVADKPFNGDPMKYEDE